One region of Salvia miltiorrhiza cultivar Shanhuang (shh) chromosome 3, IMPLAD_Smil_shh, whole genome shotgun sequence genomic DNA includes:
- the LOC131018508 gene encoding uncharacterized protein LOC131018508, with protein MAESFVKYRALRSWAIANGWFIRFRRVSKDQCEAICKPPCAWRVYASIVSKDKAFLIKSFKGEHSCKRATKNKLLSSKWIANKYLPVFRVKPNWDISELRRDIADRFAVDVSRDRLYKARKHALKLVRGSVEEHYASLRRYIAELKRVDGECTFEVVVGSDGVFKGVYIGHSALRRGFKESCRPLVGLDGCFLKTYLGGILMCAVGKDGNNQMFPIAWGVVAVENEVNWSWFAKLLVDDLEIGTGEGYTFISDQQKGLMNVLSNYAPRAEHRNCARHIYMNWKKENKGATLKTIFWKAVRATTEQQYKKVLEEMKAESVGAYQSFIERDTSKFFKAFLSFTPCSDMIDNNISETFNGWILSARGKHLIHCLEEIRTALMMRQVKKLHVMAKVSDRLCPMISKKLEKMMHQSRNMNIIHALGDKFEVDDEGEKYVFNIPLRRCTCRVWELIGIPCAHGLACIRYLNDDASNFVHEYYTVSKYLQAYKYTLEPLNGPLHWPQCEGSVIKPPTVKNMPGRPMKNRIRDPHEVDPKNPNRLKRKGLVMTCGNCGERGHNTRGCKKEKVEKPTKEKGAKRRPKKNDATARDPGKRPMMSKAEQREIAMEKAFAMRGAGLYISEGSGNQYFRTPDQRGVTHITQGGASGASGSRGRGRGRARGGATGSGASNQESGSTVLEGSTTQESINK; from the exons ATGGCGGAGAGTTTCGTGAAGTACAGGGCTTTGAGAAGTTGGGCAATAGCAAATGGTTGGTTCATTAGATTTAGAAGGGTGTCTAAAGACCAATGTGAGGCTATCTGCAAGCCTCCATGTGCATGGAGGGTGTATGCATCTATTGTAAGCAAAGATAAAGCATTTCTGATTAAGTCATTTAAGGGGGAACATAGCTGTAAGAGggctacaaagaacaagttacTAAGTTCTAAATGGATAGCTAATAAGTACCTGCCAGTTTTTAGAGTAAAACCGAATTGGGATATTAGTGAATTGAGGAGGGATATAGCTGATAGATTTGCAGTGGATGTTAGCAGGGATAGGTTATATAAAGCAAGGAAACATGCATTAAAGCTTGTCAGAGGGTCGGTTGAAGAGCACTATGCATCTCTGAGGAGATACATAGCTGAACTGAAAAGAGTAGATGGGGAGTGTACATTTGAGGTTGTTGTGGGCAGTGATGGGGTATTCAAGGGAGTGTACATAGGTCATTCTGCATTGAGGAGAGGTTTTAAAGAGAGCTGTAGACCATTGGTAGGCTTAGATGGCTGTTTTTTAAAAACTTACTTGGGTGGGATCTTGATGTGTGCTGTTGGAAAGGATGGGAACAATCAGATGTTCCCAATAGCATGGGGAGTGGTGGCTGTTGAAAACGAGGTGAATTGGAGTTGGTTTGCCAAGCTTCTGGTAGATGATCTGGAGATAGGCACTGGAGAAGGCTACACCTTCATCAGTGATCAACAGAAA GGGCTTATGAATGTTTTGAGCAATTATGCTCCAAGGGCAGAGCATAGGAATTGTGCCCGCCACATCTATATGAATTGGAAAAAGGAGAATAAAGGAGCAACACTCAAGACTATATTCTGGAAGGCTGTAAGAGCTACAACCGAACAACAATACAAGAAGGTGCTTGAGGAGATGAAGGCTGAGAGTGTTGGAGCTTACCAGAGCTTCATTGAGAGGGACACTTCAAAATTTTTTAAGGCGTTTCTGTCTTTTACCCCCTGTTCAGACATGATAGACAATAATATAAGTGAGACTTTCAATGGCTGGATACTTAGTGCTAGAGGAAAGCACTTGATACACTGTTTGGAAGAAATCAGAACAGCCCTTATGATGAGGCAAGTGAAAAAGCTACATGTTATGGCAAAGGTTTCTGATAGGCTTTGCCCTATGATCAGCAAGAAACTTGAGAAAATGATGCATCAGTCTAGGAACATGAACATCATACATGCACTCGGGGATAAGTTTGAGGTAGATGATGAGGGTGAGAAATATGTTTTCAATATTCCTTTAAGGAGATGTACATGCAGAGTATGGGAGCTTATTGGTATACCTTGCGCACATGGTTTGGCATGCATTAGGTACTTGAATGATGATGCATCTAATTTTGTGCATGAGTATTACACAGTTTCCAAGTATTTGCAGGCTTATAAATATACATTGGAGCCACTGAATGGTCCATTACATTGGCCGCAGTGTGAGGGCAGTGTGATTAAACCTCCAACAGTGAAGAATATGCCTGGGAGGCCTATGAAGAATAGGATTAGGGATCCCCATGAGGTTGATCCAAAAAATCCTAATAGGCTGAAAAGAAAAGGGCTAGTTATGACATGTGGTAACTGTGGTGAGCGTGGTCATAACACAAGGGGCTGCAAAAAGGAGAAGGTCGAGAAGCCTACAAAAGAAAAAGGAGCAAAGCGGAGGCCTAAGAAGAATGATGCTACAGCAAGAGACCCAGGGAAGAGGCCTATGATGTCAAAGGCAGAGCAAAGAGAGATTGCCATGGAGAAGGCATTTGCAATGAGGGGTGCTGGACTCTATATCAGTGAGGGCAGTGGCAACCAATACTTTAGG ACACCTGATCAGAGGGGTGTTACCCATATTACTCAAGGAGGAGCATCAGGAGCATCAGGTagcagaggaagaggaagaggaagagctCGGGGTGGTGCAACCGGCAGTGGTGCAAGCAATCAAGAGTCAGGAAGCACAGTGTTGGAAGGCTCAACTACTCAAGAGAGCATTAACAAGTGA
- the LOC131018509 gene encoding uncharacterized protein LOC131018509 — MTSEGNVTTKDKGKNIIEGSVFGEGSRIANRGKSKNKVQGKGVTDTSDFVENSPRVTRGSVKGKAKLNEGVAQLNEVRTKYRNDPTLLAFKRSLLGGKILKRKLSETSGKDVTGSSVVPSIRVVPPVAPAKRTRIDKRKLDVENYTKLEVKKYDDYPSLYIRSTPCVLLKVVNEMNDVQKQVVKSLGFGHVLNLTIQEMPSKLDYWVLDHFHARRSEIMFPCGKSIEVIEEDAYRMLGFPRGGRPVDLLEKYETTDLYDEWVSCFPDKQRKTIKISDVKDAMLASVDGGRWFKVHFLVMVTHCLISSSMHRSVIPRVIKSLDDLTVVRDLNWCAYVADSLIDSKDALCG; from the exons ATGACGTCGGAGG GGAATGTTACTACAAAGGACAAAGGGAAAAATATAATTGAAGGTTCGGTATTCGGCGAGGGTAGTCGTATTGCAAACAGAg gGAAGAGTAAGAACAAAGTGCAGGGGAAAGGTGTGACTGATACATCTGATTTTGTGGAGAATAGTCCTCGAGTAACTAGAG GTAGCGTAAAGGGAAAGGCCAAACTGAATGAAGGTGTTGCACAACTGAATGAAG TTCGTACGAAGTATCGGAATGATCCAACATTGTTAGCTTTTAAGCGATCGTTACTTGGGG GTAAGATTTTGAAGAGGAAGTTGAGTGAGACGTCGGGTAAAGATGTTACTGGTAGTTCGGTTGTCCCTTCTATCAGAGTCGTGCCGCCGGTAGCCCCTGCCAAGAGGACCAGGATTGACAAGCGTAAGCTTGATGTAGAAAATTACACGAAGTTAGAGGTGAAGAAATATGATGATTACCCGTCTCTATACATTAGGAGCACGCCATGCGTTCTATTGAAAGTTGTCAATGAAATGAACGACGTTCAGAAACAGGTTGTGAAGTCTTTGGGCTTTGGTCATGTGCTTAATCTTACAATCCAAGAGATGCCTAGTAAGCTAGATTACTGGGTGCTTGATCACTTCCATGCCCGAAGGTCGGAGATCATGTTTCCATGTGGGAAGTCAATTGAAGTGATTGAGGAAGATGCGTATCGCATGCTCGGGTTTCCTCGTGGTGGTAGACCGGTGGATCTTCTGGAAAAATATGAGACTACCGACTTGTATGACGAGTGGGTAAGCTGTTTTCCAGATAAACAGCGTAAAACTATAAAAATCAGTGATGTGAAAGACGCTATGTTAGCTTCTGTAGATGGGGGCCGATGGTTTAAGGTGCATTTTTTAGTGATGGTGACACATTGCCTTATTTCGAGTTCGATGCATAGATCTGTCATTCCTAGGGTTATTAAGAGCCTTGATGACTTGACGGTTGTTCGTGACTTGAACTGGTGTGCGTATGTAGCTGATTCTTTGATCGATAGCAAAG ATGCTTTATGTGGATAG